In Macadamia integrifolia cultivar HAES 741 chromosome 12, SCU_Mint_v3, whole genome shotgun sequence, the following are encoded in one genomic region:
- the LOC122057576 gene encoding uncharacterized protein LOC122057576 isoform X1, with the protein MLTRIVLVLLVVLLGWAYQATRPPPPKICGSPGGPSVTSPRIKLSDGRHLAYRESGVPKDKAKYRIVSIHGFGVAKDFSLPASQELIEELRIYFLSFDRAGYGDSDPNPKRSVKSEAFDIQELADQLEIGSKFYVMGFSMGGYPAWSCLKYIPHRLAGLSLVAPVVNYWWSSFPAKLSIEAYRKQLLQDQWTLGIAHYAPRLLYWWMTQKWFPSSALVEGNPGIFSSKDKEILSQISKAFGQFKEKSQQQSVFESLHRDLMVGFGSWDFDPMDLNNPFPHEEGCVHIWQGYEDRLIPSLLQRYVAERLPWIRYHELSDHGHFFFLSTRFSDAMLKALVLGREEEPSTLQA; encoded by the exons ATGCTAACAAGGATAGTACTAGTGTTGCTGGTTGTTCTTCTGGGATGGGCTTATCAGGCCACAAGGCCTCCCCCTCCAAAGATATGTGGATCCCCAGGTGGTCCTTCTGTTACATCACCCAGAATTAAGCTAAGTGATGGAAGGCATCTTGCATACAGAGAGAGTGGAGTCCCTAAGGATAAGGCCAAATACAGAATTGTCTCCATTCATGGATTTGGTGTCGCCAAAGATTTCTCTTTACCTGCATCTCAA GAACTTATAGAGGAGCTGAGGAtatattttctgtcatttgatAGAGCTGGGTATGGAGATAGTGATCCAAACCCAAAGAGATCAGTGAAAAGTGAAGCATTTGATATTCAAGAACTAGCTGATCAGTTGgagattggatcaaagttttaTGTGATGGGTTTTTCTATGGGAGGTTACCCAGCTTGGAGTTGCCTTAAATACATACCACACAG GTTGGCAGGTTTATCCTTAGTAGCTCCTGTTGTGAACTACTGGTGGTCTTCTTTTCCTGCCAAACTATCAATAGAGGCCTACAGGAAGCAGCTGTTGCAGGACCAATGGACACTTGGGATCGCACACTACGCCCCTCGACTGCTATACTGGTGGATGACTCAGAAATGGTTTCCTTCCAGCGCTTTAGTGGAAGGGAACCCAGGGATCTTCAGTAGCAAAGACAAAGAGATCTTAAGCCAGATTTCGAAAGCCTTTGGGCAGTTTAAA GAGAAATCACAACAGCAGAGTGTCTTTGAATCTCTTCATCGAGACTTAatggttggttttggttcttgGGATTTTGATCCTATGGATCTAAATAACCCATTCCCTCACGAAGAGGGTTGTGTTCACATCTGGCAGGGATACGAAGATAGGCTCATTCCATCTCTCTTGCAGCGCTATGTTGCGGAAAGGCTGCCTTGGATCAGGTATCATGAGCTTTCTGATCATGgacatttcttttttctcagCACAAGGTTTTCTGATGCTATGCTGAAGGCACTTGTCCtcggaagagaagaagaacccTCCACCTTACAAGCCTAG
- the LOC122057576 gene encoding uncharacterized protein LOC122057576 isoform X2, which translates to MLTRIVLVLLVVLLGWAYQATRPPPPKICGSPGGPSVTSPRIKLSDGRHLAYRESGVPKDKAKYRIVSIHGFGVAKDFSLPASQELIEELRIYFLSFDRAGYGDSDPNPKRSVKSEAFDIQELADQLEIGSKFYVMGFSMGGYPAWSCLKYIPHRLAGLSLVAPVVNYWWSSFPAKLSIEAYRKQLLQDQWTLGIAHYAPRLLYWWMTQKWFPSSALVEGNPGIFSSKDKEILSQISKAFGQFKEKSQQQSVFESLHRDLMGYEDRLIPSLLQRYVAERLPWIRYHELSDHGHFFFLSTRFSDAMLKALVLGREEEPSTLQA; encoded by the exons ATGCTAACAAGGATAGTACTAGTGTTGCTGGTTGTTCTTCTGGGATGGGCTTATCAGGCCACAAGGCCTCCCCCTCCAAAGATATGTGGATCCCCAGGTGGTCCTTCTGTTACATCACCCAGAATTAAGCTAAGTGATGGAAGGCATCTTGCATACAGAGAGAGTGGAGTCCCTAAGGATAAGGCCAAATACAGAATTGTCTCCATTCATGGATTTGGTGTCGCCAAAGATTTCTCTTTACCTGCATCTCAA GAACTTATAGAGGAGCTGAGGAtatattttctgtcatttgatAGAGCTGGGTATGGAGATAGTGATCCAAACCCAAAGAGATCAGTGAAAAGTGAAGCATTTGATATTCAAGAACTAGCTGATCAGTTGgagattggatcaaagttttaTGTGATGGGTTTTTCTATGGGAGGTTACCCAGCTTGGAGTTGCCTTAAATACATACCACACAG GTTGGCAGGTTTATCCTTAGTAGCTCCTGTTGTGAACTACTGGTGGTCTTCTTTTCCTGCCAAACTATCAATAGAGGCCTACAGGAAGCAGCTGTTGCAGGACCAATGGACACTTGGGATCGCACACTACGCCCCTCGACTGCTATACTGGTGGATGACTCAGAAATGGTTTCCTTCCAGCGCTTTAGTGGAAGGGAACCCAGGGATCTTCAGTAGCAAAGACAAAGAGATCTTAAGCCAGATTTCGAAAGCCTTTGGGCAGTTTAAA GAGAAATCACAACAGCAGAGTGTCTTTGAATCTCTTCATCGAGACTTAatg GGATACGAAGATAGGCTCATTCCATCTCTCTTGCAGCGCTATGTTGCGGAAAGGCTGCCTTGGATCAGGTATCATGAGCTTTCTGATCATGgacatttcttttttctcagCACAAGGTTTTCTGATGCTATGCTGAAGGCACTTGTCCtcggaagagaagaagaacccTCCACCTTACAAGCCTAG